CGACCGCCGCCGCTCCAGCACCGCCCGGCAGCGCGACGCCATCGGCGACCGGCTGGCGTCCGGCAGCCGGCTGATCCTGTTTGCCGAGGGCACCAGCAGCGACGGCAACCGCGTGCTGCCGTTCAAGAGCGCCCTTTTCAGCGTCGCCGAACGCAGCGCGGACGAAGAGCCGCTGATGCTGCAACCGCTCTCCATCGCCTTCACCCATCTGAACGGCATTCCCATCGGCCACGCGCTCCGGCCCTTTTATGCCTGGTATGGCGACATGGACCTGGCCGGGCATTTGTGGACCTTTGCCGGCCTGGGACAGACCCGGGTCGAGGTGCGGCTGATGAATCCCGTCCGGGCCGACGCCTTCGCCTCGCGCCGCGAACTGTCCCGGTACATGTTCCACGAGGTCCAGAACGCCGTCGCCGCCTCCCTCACCGGACGCGAGTCCGGCTTGACAGAGCCGAAGCCGGCGCTAGGGTCCGCCGCAACGGCGGCCGGCGCGGCCGCCTCCTGACCACCACCAGACCGGATTTTGCTGCCGCGGTGACTGCCCCCCTTCCCGAATCGCCCGTTTCGGCCTCCCCCGTTTCGGCCCCCGCTGTTTCAGCAACGGCGTCGCGCAAACTGTTCATCCG
The DNA window shown above is from Alphaproteobacteria bacterium and carries:
- a CDS encoding 1-acyl-sn-glycerol-3-phosphate acyltransferase; the encoded protein is MAADAPDGPDHGSGINDLLGPRWVRTIRAAVRLTLYLLFTAALIPVQALALWVKSPLRERIPPFYHRCCCRLWGLHVEVKGGLAADRPLLLVSNHTSYLDIPVLSTIGGVSFIAKSEVAKWPFFGLLAKLQRTVFVDRRRSSTARQRDAIGDRLASGSRLILFAEGTSSDGNRVLPFKSALFSVAERSADEEPLMLQPLSIAFTHLNGIPIGHALRPFYAWYGDMDLAGHLWTFAGLGQTRVEVRLMNPVRADAFASRRELSRYMFHEVQNAVAASLTGRESGLTEPKPALGSAATAAGAAAS